A part of bacterium genomic DNA contains:
- a CDS encoding prepilin-type N-terminal cleavage/methylation domain-containing protein, translating into MVRIKIFPSLVKRGEGRFKIHPLGRSPEKFCGPYGRAHLPLQKEGVGKRKASISASAVSCGGGFTLIELLVVIAIIAILAAMLLPVLSQAREKAKGSICMNNLKQCGMAIFMYTNDYNEY; encoded by the coding sequence ATGGTAAGAATAAAAATATTCCCCTCTTTAGTAAAGAGGGGTGAGGGAAGATTTAAAATCCATCCCCTCGGGCGTAGCCCAGAGAAATTCTGTGGACCCTACGGGCGAGCCCACCTTCCTTTACAAAAGGAAGGAGTTGGAAAAAGAAAAGCGAGTATTTCAGCGTCCGCTGTGTCTTGTGGCGGAGGGTTCACATTGATTGAATTGCTTGTGGTAATAGCTATAATTGCGATTTTAGCAGCGATGTTATTACCTGTATTATCACAGGCAAGGGAGAAAGCAAAAGGTTCTATTTGTATGAATAACTTAAAACAATGTGGGATGGCAATTTTTATGTATACAAACGATTATAATGAGTATTT
- a CDS encoding zinc-binding dehydrogenase, whose translation MKTKAVVFTRENEIELKELTLEDIGKDDIGVRTIITAISPGTERWILKGKHIGTKFPCVPGYHRIGVVEKVGENVKNFKEGDVVYGCAGDGKWKEKEIYSMWGAHLSYSIGDWRNYLFLSSKIPDKFELETNVFTQLSSVATRGINALEIKPQEKIIIIGSGILGICASQLASYKNAIPVLIDKDTERVEFSKKFAFSFNIDDENLENKLKEIAPDGFDYLYDTVGFPETTDKLVQFMKYRGKVLFQAQYFDKERCAVDLDQIKIKELTIKTTCGIDTENFYQTLFYIRKRILKISDIITHRFSSREILDGYKIFKEGRQFNLGILFWWD comes from the coding sequence ATGAAGACAAAAGCAGTGGTTTTTACAAGAGAAAATGAAATTGAATTAAAGGAATTAACACTTGAAGACATTGGGAAAGATGATATAGGTGTTAGAACAATAATAACAGCAATATCTCCTGGGACAGAGAGATGGATATTAAAAGGAAAACATATAGGGACAAAGTTTCCATGTGTACCGGGTTATCATAGAATAGGAGTAGTGGAAAAAGTAGGAGAAAATGTCAAAAATTTCAAAGAAGGAGATGTTGTATATGGATGTGCAGGAGATGGGAAATGGAAAGAAAAAGAAATTTATAGTATGTGGGGAGCACATCTTTCCTATTCTATTGGAGATTGGAGAAACTACCTGTTTCTATCTTCAAAAATTCCAGATAAATTTGAACTTGAAACAAATGTTTTTACTCAATTATCATCAGTTGCAACAAGAGGAATAAATGCACTTGAAATAAAACCACAAGAAAAAATTATTATAATAGGAAGTGGAATTTTAGGGATATGTGCATCTCAACTTGCAAGTTATAAAAATGCAATACCAGTTTTGATAGATAAAGATACTGAGAGAGTTGAATTTAGTAAGAAATTTGCTTTTTCTTTTAATATAGATGATGAAAATTTAGAAAACAAATTAAAAGAAATTGCTCCTGATGGATTTGACTACCTATATGATACAGTTGGATTTCCAGAGACAACAGATAAATTAGTTCAATTTATGAAATACAGAGGGAAAGTTTTATTTCAGGCACAATATTTTGATAAAGAAAGATGTGCAGTAGACCTTGACCAGATAAAAATAAAAGAATTAACAATAAAGACAACATGTGGAATAGATACAGAAAACTTTTATCAAACACTTTTTTATATAAGAAAAAGAATTTTAAAAATTTCCGATATCATAACTCACAGATTTAGTAGTAGAGAGATATTAGATGGATATAAAATTTTTAAAGAAGGTAGACAATTTAATTTGGGAATTCTTTTCTGGTGGGACTAA
- a CDS encoding zinc-binding dehydrogenase has product MENKMKVAVSEGRGDIKLVEIDIPEIDDYQCLCKTLSCATCSGTDLKIINSKMFWAKNYPVIVGHESVGQVIKKGKKVRYIEEGDIILRPTAVYAGQQTNGYFSALGGFAEYGVITDLNAFKEDNPGKEFNNYCIYQLKLPSDIKISPADATMLITAKETAGFLFNIGVKLNSSILILGSGAVSMNLCYFSKILGCFPVIIIGRNQKTLEYIKNLGADWTINTKQENFIKKVKEITEGKGVDFVIDTTGNKELVVNCLEVISEKGGIAPYASYEEEDVFGEYKEDNRFIFKSPGECETHNYLCYLLRMNLIELRYFYSNVLPFSEIEYGFKLLKEKKAFKIVFEM; this is encoded by the coding sequence ATGGAAAATAAAATGAAAGTTGCTGTTAGTGAAGGCAGAGGGGATATAAAATTGGTAGAAATTGACATTCCTGAGATAGATGATTATCAATGTTTATGTAAAACACTATCTTGCGCAACATGTTCTGGTACCGACTTAAAAATAATAAACAGTAAAATGTTCTGGGCTAAAAATTATCCAGTTATTGTTGGACATGAAAGTGTTGGGCAAGTGATTAAAAAAGGAAAGAAAGTAAGATATATAGAAGAAGGTGATATAATTTTAAGACCAACTGCTGTATATGCGGGTCAGCAAACAAATGGATATTTTTCAGCCCTTGGTGGTTTTGCTGAATATGGAGTTATTACTGATTTAAATGCATTTAAAGAAGACAATCCAGGTAAAGAATTTAATAACTATTGTATTTATCAATTAAAATTACCATCAGATATAAAAATTTCACCAGCAGATGCAACAATGCTTATAACTGCAAAAGAGACAGCAGGTTTTTTATTTAACATTGGAGTTAAACTAAATTCATCAATTTTAATTCTTGGTTCAGGGGCAGTCAGTATGAATTTATGTTATTTTTCAAAAATTTTAGGTTGTTTTCCTGTAATAATTATTGGCAGAAATCAAAAAACACTTGAATATATAAAAAATTTAGGGGCAGATTGGACAATAAATACAAAACAAGAGAACTTTATAAAAAAAGTAAAAGAAATAACAGAAGGGAAAGGAGTTGATTTTGTTATTGATACAACTGGCAATAAGGAATTGGTAGTTAATTGTTTAGAAGTTATATCAGAAAAAGGTGGTATTGCTCCTTATGCAAGTTATGAAGAAGAAGATGTATTTGGTGAATATAAAGAGGATAATAGATTTATTTTTAAATCCCCTGGTGAGTGTGAAACACACAATTATTTGTGTTATCTTTTAAGAATGAATTTAATTGAATTGAGGTATTTTTATTCCAATGTTTTACCTTTTTCTGAAATTGAATATGGTTTCAAACTATTAAAAGAAAAAAAAGCATTTAAAATTGTTTTTGAAATGTGA